In Candidatus Cetobacterium colombiensis, one genomic interval encodes:
- a CDS encoding ABC transporter permease subunit, translating to MNNSILKKIEQIGLPRVIIALFLISLYVLAPFVGVDLKVAFQDTFIRVGMNIILVLSLIPMIQGGTGLNFGMPLGVEAGLLGAVISIEMGLTGIPGFLGAILISLPISIVFGYGYGIILNRVKGGEMMIATYVGFSSVAFMCIMWLILPFKRPDMIWAYGGEGLRTTISVEGYWNKILGRVFSTSGNFSYIGELVFFLFLAFLIKEYFKSKSGLAMKAVGANEKFSKSIGVNIDKTRINSVIMSTVIAGVGIIVYQQSFGFIQLYLAPFYMAFPAIAAILIGGASVKKASVFNVIVGTVLFQGVITMTPVVISGLIKTDMSETIRVIISNGMIIYALTRKVGGR from the coding sequence ATGAATAATAGTATACTAAAGAAAATAGAGCAAATAGGACTACCTAGAGTAATAATTGCATTATTTTTAATATCTCTTTACGTATTAGCTCCTTTTGTAGGGGTTGATTTAAAAGTTGCATTTCAGGATACTTTTATTAGAGTTGGAATGAATATAATTCTAGTACTATCGTTAATTCCAATGATTCAAGGGGGAACGGGATTAAATTTTGGAATGCCTTTAGGTGTTGAAGCAGGTTTGCTTGGAGCAGTTATAAGTATAGAGATGGGATTAACAGGTATACCTGGTTTTTTAGGGGCAATATTGATATCTTTACCAATATCAATAGTTTTTGGCTATGGCTACGGAATTATTTTAAATAGAGTAAAAGGTGGAGAAATGATGATTGCAACTTATGTTGGATTTTCTTCGGTGGCATTTATGTGTATAATGTGGTTAATTTTGCCTTTTAAAAGACCAGATATGATTTGGGCTTATGGTGGTGAAGGTTTAAGAACAACAATAAGTGTTGAAGGATACTGGAATAAAATTTTAGGAAGAGTTTTTTCAACTTCTGGGAATTTTAGCTATATTGGAGAATTAGTATTCTTTTTATTTCTAGCTTTTTTAATAAAAGAATATTTTAAAAGTAAAAGTGGTTTAGCTATGAAAGCAGTTGGAGCTAATGAAAAGTTTTCAAAATCAATAGGTGTTAATATTGATAAAACTAGAATTAACTCTGTTATAATGTCAACTGTTATAGCCGGAGTAGGAATAATAGTTTATCAGCAAAGTTTTGGATTTATTCAACTTTATTTGGCACCATTTTATATGGCTTTTCCAGCAATAGCAGCAATCTTAATAGGAGGAGCATCTGTAAAAAAGGCATCTGTATTTAATGTAATAGTTGGAACAGTCCTATTTCAAGGTGTTATAACAATGACTCCTGTTGTAATTAGTGGCCTTATAAAAACAGATATGTCTGAAACAATAAGAGTGATTATATCAAATGGGATGATTATATACGCATTAACAAGAAAGGTAGGGGGAAGATAA
- a CDS encoding sugar ABC transporter ATP-binding protein has translation MQNELLKMSGVSKSFGENTVLKDINFTINKGEIVGLVGENGAGKSTLMKIIFGMSVIQETGGYNGEMIFQGKKVNFKSSFDALNAGIGMVHQEFSLIPGFKASENIVLNRESLEKSYLKEIFGDRISKINNEKNEERAKTAISHLGIDLDVNTKVEEMPVAHMQFTEIAREIERENVKLLVLDEPTAVLTEKEAEILLKTMKRLASEGIAIIFITHRLNEIMDVSDRIIVLRDGIMMSELETSKTNVDEITKLMIGREIKEKSSKKIESEKSLETILEIKNLWVDMPGEKARNINLKIRKGEILGLGGMAGQGKVGIANGIMGLYPAGGELIYKGEQLKLNTPKIPLEKGLYFVSEDRKEVGLILDENIDMNIAYPSIYIKDKFLKKKYFGLLNSIDEKEIENNTKSYIKQLEIKCMNGKQKVGELSGGNQQKVCLAKAFTINPEVLFISEPTRGIDIGAKKIVLETLKEHNKNSGMTIILTSSEIEELRSVCDRIAIVTEGKIAGILSPEDDLIEYGKLMTGVKGVKNE, from the coding sequence ATGCAAAATGAACTTTTGAAAATGTCAGGAGTATCAAAGAGTTTTGGTGAAAATACAGTATTAAAAGATATAAATTTTACTATAAATAAGGGTGAAATAGTCGGTTTAGTTGGTGAAAATGGAGCTGGAAAATCAACATTGATGAAAATAATTTTTGGAATGTCTGTAATACAAGAGACAGGTGGATACAACGGAGAAATGATTTTTCAAGGAAAAAAAGTAAATTTTAAAAGTTCTTTCGATGCTTTAAATGCCGGAATAGGAATGGTTCATCAAGAATTTTCTTTAATTCCAGGATTTAAGGCTTCAGAAAATATAGTTTTGAATAGAGAAAGTTTAGAAAAGTCTTATTTAAAAGAAATATTTGGAGATAGAATAAGTAAAATAAATAACGAAAAAAATGAGGAAAGAGCTAAAACTGCAATTTCTCATTTAGGAATAGATTTAGATGTTAATACAAAAGTAGAAGAAATGCCAGTAGCTCATATGCAATTTACAGAAATTGCTAGAGAGATAGAAAGAGAAAATGTAAAACTTTTAGTTTTAGATGAACCAACTGCAGTTCTAACAGAAAAAGAAGCTGAAATTCTTTTGAAAACGATGAAGAGATTAGCAAGTGAAGGAATTGCAATTATATTTATAACTCATAGATTGAATGAAATTATGGATGTATCAGACAGAATAATTGTTCTAAGAGATGGAATTATGATGAGTGAGTTAGAAACATCTAAAACAAATGTGGATGAAATAACAAAGTTAATGATTGGAAGAGAGATAAAAGAAAAAAGTTCAAAAAAAATAGAGAGTGAAAAATCTTTAGAAACTATTTTAGAAATAAAAAATCTTTGGGTTGATATGCCAGGGGAAAAAGCAAGAAATATAAACTTAAAAATAAGAAAAGGTGAAATTTTAGGATTAGGTGGAATGGCAGGACAAGGAAAAGTTGGAATTGCTAATGGAATAATGGGACTTTATCCTGCAGGAGGAGAGCTTATTTACAAGGGAGAGCAGTTAAAATTAAATACACCTAAAATACCTTTGGAGAAAGGATTATATTTTGTTTCCGAGGATAGAAAAGAAGTTGGATTGATATTAGATGAAAATATTGATATGAATATTGCTTATCCATCGATTTATATAAAAGATAAATTTTTAAAGAAAAAATATTTTGGACTTTTAAATAGTATAGATGAAAAAGAAATAGAAAATAATACTAAAAGTTATATAAAACAATTAGAAATTAAATGTATGAATGGAAAACAAAAAGTCGGGGAGTTAAGTGGAGGAAATCAACAAAAAGTTTGTTTAGCAAAAGCGTTCACAATAAATCCAGAAGTTTTATTTATATCAGAGCCAACTAGAGGTATTGACATAGGAGCTAAAAAAATAGTTTTAGAAACTTTAAAGGAGCATAATAAAAATAGTGGAATGACCATAATTTTAACATCGTCTGAAATAGAGGAGCTTAGATCAGTTTGCGATAGAATAGCTATTGTTACAGAGGGAAAAATTGCAGGAATTTTATCTCCAGAAGATGATTTAATTGAGTATGGAAAATTAATGACAGGAGTAAAGGGGGTTAAAAATGAATAA
- a CDS encoding DUF3798 domain-containing protein has product MKKFFLFLTTFLLSLVSMAAEAPYHIGVITGTVSQSEDGLRGAEEAIKLYGAADKGGEIVHVTYPDNFMQEMETTISQMVSLADDPKMKAIVVGEAIPGTVEAFRRIREKRPDILLLANSPHEDPEMIGEVSDLVVNPDSIARGYLIVKAAKEMGANKFMHISFPRHMSYELLSKRRNVMKVAANDLGMEFIEMTAPDPVSDVGVAGAQQYILEQVPNWIKKYGDKTAFFATNDAHTEPLLKRVAEQGGYFVEADLPSPTMGYPGALGIQFSEDEKGNWPKILEKVEKTVGEKGGAGRMGTWAYSYNFSVTVSLVDLAKEVVEGKAQIDDFDALKEVLAKNTPGAQWNGSNYVDVRGVEKENFYLLYQDTYVLGNGYLKMTELEVPEKYFSIK; this is encoded by the coding sequence ATGAAAAAATTCTTTTTATTTTTAACAACATTTCTATTATCTTTAGTCAGTATGGCAGCAGAAGCACCATATCACATTGGAGTAATCACAGGGACTGTTTCTCAATCAGAAGATGGATTAAGAGGAGCAGAGGAAGCTATCAAATTATATGGAGCTGCAGATAAAGGGGGAGAGATAGTTCATGTAACTTATCCAGATAATTTTATGCAAGAAATGGAAACGACAATTTCTCAAATGGTAAGTTTAGCAGATGATCCGAAAATGAAGGCTATTGTTGTAGGAGAAGCTATTCCAGGAACAGTTGAAGCTTTTAGAAGAATTAGAGAGAAAAGACCTGATATTTTATTATTAGCTAATTCACCACATGAAGATCCAGAAATGATAGGCGAAGTATCAGATTTAGTTGTGAATCCAGACAGTATTGCTAGAGGATATTTAATAGTAAAAGCTGCAAAAGAAATGGGAGCAAATAAATTCATGCACATTTCTTTTCCAAGACATATGAGTTATGAACTTTTATCAAAAAGAAGAAATGTAATGAAAGTTGCAGCAAATGATTTGGGAATGGAATTTATAGAAATGACAGCTCCAGATCCTGTAAGTGATGTAGGGGTAGCAGGAGCACAACAATATATATTAGAACAAGTTCCTAACTGGATAAAAAAATATGGAGATAAAACAGCATTTTTTGCTACAAATGATGCTCATACAGAGCCATTATTAAAAAGAGTAGCAGAGCAAGGTGGATATTTTGTAGAAGCTGATTTACCATCTCCAACAATGGGATATCCAGGAGCTTTAGGAATTCAGTTTTCAGAAGATGAAAAAGGAAATTGGCCAAAAATATTAGAAAAAGTAGAAAAAACAGTTGGAGAAAAAGGTGGAGCTGGAAGAATGGGGACTTGGGCATATTCATACAATTTCTCTGTAACAGTTTCTTTAGTTGATTTAGCAAAAGAAGTTGTGGAAGGTAAAGCACAGATAGATGATTTTGATGCATTGAAAGAAGTGTTGGCAAAAAATACTCCAGGAGCACAATGGAATGGAAGTAATTATGTTGATGTTAGAGGTGTTGAAAAAGAAAATTTCTACCTATTATATCAAGATACATATGTTTTAGGTAACGGATATTTAAAAATGACAGAATTAGAAGTACCAGAAAAATATTTTTCAATAAAATAG
- the pepV gene encoding dipeptidase PepV: MDLQKFVLNYKNDVVKSIQESVRIKSVQEDPKEGMPFGEGPAKALEHMLNLGKNLGFKVENFDNYAGHIDFGDGPDEEMIGILGHVDVVPEGKGWDYPPYEAKIVDGKLYGRGVLDDKGPTIAALYALKAIKDSGVKLNRKVRVIVGANEETGWGCMNHYFGELKMPQPAMAFTPDSTFPVTYAEKGILHLSLTKEYNDKLDFIIKGGVAFNSVPDSAIGIFPLSLKNEIDLNLEKYNEEKEFKITSVEKEGKIELLSLGKASHGARPSNGYNAITALFEFLSTLKIEDKKLKNLVEFFNEYVGMEYSGKKLGINFKDEPSGELTLTVGKIECEDNKIMFGFDIRYPVTYKKDQVINEVEKRAKTKGMDITIRSAKNPLYVPKDSFLVTTLMDIYKDITGDIDAEPVSIGGGTYARAVNNGVAFGALLKDQEDNMHQKNEYLELDKLDTWLKIYVQAIYNLAK; this comes from the coding sequence TTGGATTTACAGAAGTTTGTACTAAATTATAAAAATGATGTTGTAAAATCGATTCAAGAATCAGTTAGAATTAAAAGTGTTCAAGAAGATCCAAAAGAAGGAATGCCATTTGGAGAGGGACCAGCAAAAGCATTAGAACATATGCTTAACTTAGGAAAAAATTTAGGATTTAAAGTTGAAAACTTTGATAATTATGCAGGACATATTGATTTTGGAGACGGACCTGATGAAGAAATGATTGGAATATTAGGTCATGTGGATGTAGTACCAGAAGGAAAAGGATGGGATTATCCACCATACGAAGCTAAAATAGTAGATGGTAAATTATATGGAAGAGGTGTTCTTGACGATAAAGGTCCAACAATAGCTGCATTGTATGCATTGAAAGCTATAAAAGATTCTGGAGTTAAATTAAATAGAAAAGTTAGAGTAATCGTTGGAGCAAATGAAGAAACTGGATGGGGATGTATGAATCATTATTTTGGAGAGCTAAAAATGCCTCAACCAGCAATGGCATTCACTCCAGACTCAACGTTTCCAGTAACTTATGCAGAAAAAGGAATATTGCATCTATCACTAACTAAAGAATATAATGATAAACTTGATTTTATAATAAAAGGTGGGGTCGCATTTAACTCTGTTCCAGATTCAGCAATTGGAATATTTCCACTATCTTTAAAGAATGAGATAGATTTAAACTTAGAAAAATATAATGAAGAAAAAGAATTTAAAATAACTTCTGTGGAAAAAGAAGGAAAAATAGAACTTCTTTCTTTAGGAAAAGCTTCTCACGGAGCAAGACCTTCAAATGGTTATAATGCAATAACAGCATTGTTTGAATTTTTATCTACTTTAAAAATAGAAGATAAAAAATTAAAAAATTTAGTAGAGTTTTTTAATGAATATGTTGGAATGGAATATTCTGGAAAAAAATTAGGAATCAATTTTAAGGATGAGCCATCAGGAGAGTTGACATTAACTGTTGGAAAAATAGAGTGTGAAGATAATAAAATAATGTTTGGATTTGATATTAGATATCCTGTTACATATAAAAAAGATCAAGTAATAAATGAAGTTGAAAAAAGAGCAAAAACAAAAGGAATGGATATAACTATTAGATCTGCAAAAAATCCATTATATGTTCCAAAAGATAGTTTCTTAGTTACAACTCTTATGGATATTTATAAAGATATAACTGGAGATATAGATGCAGAACCAGTTTCTATTGGTGGAGGAACATATGCAAGAGCTGTTAATAATGGGGTTGCATTTGGTGCTTTATTAAAAGATCAAGAAGACAATATGCACCAAAAAAATGAATATTTAGAGTTAGATAAATTAGATACTTGGTTGAAAATATATGTTCAAGCTATTTACAATCTCGCAAAATAG
- a CDS encoding MlaA family lipoprotein: MNYKIAIATLSCLFFIGCSSLKKETTSSNKDLVVKENVEKNSSLVDKKKEYLNLSNGKEVVYNPQNSANEVVEEKEINGTKFIEVYDPLEPLNRRIYYFNYYLDKYLLIPAVNTYEFIAPTVVQKGVSNFFSNLQEINTFINSVLQFEGRKATITLVRFGINSTIGILGLFDVATALELPKTYEDFGLTLAKYGVGNGPYLVLPGFGPSNLRDTTGKAVGIASVSEINPYDSPIGFDINNPGVTATSVVNERKQKKNFRYYGTGSPFEYEYVRYFYTKYRDTLINVNDINERGE, encoded by the coding sequence ATGAACTATAAAATTGCTATAGCAACTTTAAGTTGTTTATTTTTTATAGGATGCTCTTCTTTAAAAAAAGAAACAACTAGTTCTAATAAAGATTTAGTAGTAAAAGAAAATGTTGAAAAAAATAGTTCTTTAGTAGATAAAAAGAAAGAATATTTAAATTTAAGTAATGGTAAAGAGGTAGTGTATAATCCTCAAAACTCTGCAAATGAAGTAGTTGAAGAAAAAGAAATCAATGGAACAAAATTTATAGAGGTATATGACCCTTTAGAGCCTCTAAATAGAAGAATTTATTATTTTAATTATTATTTAGATAAATATCTTTTAATACCGGCAGTTAATACCTATGAATTTATAGCTCCGACAGTTGTTCAAAAAGGTGTTTCTAATTTTTTCTCAAATTTACAAGAGATTAATACATTCATAAATTCAGTACTTCAATTTGAGGGTAGAAAAGCTACTATAACTTTAGTAAGATTTGGAATTAACTCAACAATAGGTATTTTAGGATTGTTTGATGTAGCAACAGCTTTAGAGTTACCAAAAACATATGAAGATTTTGGATTAACATTAGCAAAGTATGGTGTTGGAAATGGACCATATTTAGTATTACCTGGATTTGGACCATCAAATTTAAGAGATACAACAGGAAAAGCAGTTGGAATAGCTAGTGTTTCAGAAATAAATCCATATGATTCTCCAATTGGGTTTGACATTAACAATCCTGGCGTAACAGCAACTAGTGTTGTAAATGAAAGAAAACAAAAGAAAAACTTTAGATATTATGGAACAGGAAGTCCATTTGAATATGAATATGTAAGATATTTTTATACAAAATATAGAGATACACTAATAAACGTAAATGATATAAATGAAAGAGGTGAGTAA
- a CDS encoding serine/threonine protein kinase, with protein sequence MSKYLKVVLMFILTVNVFAEYDFPFKNPYVATIVGSSQIMTKGIPEEVPTKDFKILLERSKNVPANMWFDKGFNFSLSKQKGKAPLIFVLSGTGSAYNATRTKNFQKIFYNAGYHVLTVTSVFNSNFILNVSNSKVPGILIQDGLDLYNIMGDMLDKVKEEEKIEVGDIYLMGYSMGATHSAVLSYLDSVGKDFNFKRVYMVNPSINLYHSATVLDNMLDKNIENKGDIVKIIDEVMNAIKKNVSPSDLQITEEGIYSIFEKQQLSDKEMQRLIGLAFNLTSIDLNYIVDQISGMHVYSNTHPGKFTEMYPYFESINFANFSNYLNKLAYPYYLKVLGGNLTFNDMLKYGDLNIIKKYLENENKIVAVTNEDDFILSSKDRLFIKDVFKERSLIYPDGGHCGNMFYQTNVEKMLQFLQTGVFNNEL encoded by the coding sequence ATGAGTAAATATTTAAAAGTTGTATTGATGTTTATTCTAACTGTAAATGTTTTTGCAGAATATGATTTTCCATTTAAAAATCCATATGTAGCTACAATAGTTGGAAGTTCACAGATAATGACTAAAGGAATTCCAGAGGAAGTACCAACAAAAGATTTTAAAATTTTATTGGAAAGAAGTAAAAATGTTCCAGCTAATATGTGGTTTGATAAAGGGTTTAATTTTTCTTTAAGCAAACAAAAAGGAAAGGCCCCATTAATATTTGTTTTATCTGGAACAGGATCAGCATATAACGCAACAAGAACAAAAAATTTCCAGAAGATATTCTATAATGCAGGTTATCATGTACTGACAGTTACATCAGTTTTTAATTCAAATTTTATTTTAAATGTATCAAATAGTAAGGTTCCAGGGATATTAATTCAAGATGGATTAGATCTTTATAATATAATGGGAGATATGCTAGATAAAGTAAAAGAAGAAGAGAAAATTGAGGTAGGTGATATATATTTAATGGGTTATAGTATGGGAGCGACACATTCAGCTGTTTTATCATATTTAGATTCTGTAGGAAAAGATTTTAATTTTAAAAGAGTCTATATGGTTAATCCATCTATAAATTTATATCATTCAGCAACAGTTTTAGATAATATGTTGGATAAAAATATTGAGAATAAAGGAGATATAGTAAAAATAATAGACGAAGTAATGAATGCTATCAAAAAGAATGTTTCACCGAGTGATCTTCAAATAACGGAAGAGGGAATTTATTCTATTTTTGAAAAACAGCAGCTATCAGATAAAGAAATGCAAAGATTAATAGGATTAGCATTTAATTTAACATCTATAGATTTAAACTATATTGTAGACCAAATAAGTGGAATGCATGTTTACTCAAACACTCATCCAGGAAAATTTACAGAGATGTATCCATATTTTGAGTCAATTAATTTTGCTAACTTTAGTAACTATCTTAATAAACTAGCGTATCCTTATTATTTAAAAGTACTTGGTGGAAATTTAACGTTTAATGACATGTTAAAATATGGAGATTTAAATATAATAAAAAAATATTTAGAAAATGAAAATAAAATTGTAGCTGTTACAAATGAGGATGATTTTATATTATCTTCAAAAGATAGATTATTTATAAAAGATGTGTTTAAAGAAAGAAGTTTAATTTACCCTGACGGAGGGCACTGTGGAAACATGTTCTATCAAACTAACGTAGAAAAAATGTTACAGTTTTTACAAACGGGGGTGTTTAATAATGAACTATAA
- a CDS encoding HAD family hydrolase: protein MIKLVVTDMDGTFLNDDKKFSEEFWEIYSKMEEKGIKFVVASGRQYQNLKKNFEKIEEKIVFIAENGSYVVENGKEIYSRTLSKDIIEKYVELGRKIPSTNIVLCGKKSAYIESENSEFIKEVEKYYEEKKIVSNLLEVEEDEIIKITYCDLTGTEKNVYPYVKMENDSQIVVSGEIWLDISHIESNKGIALEALQKKLGIDYEETMIFGDYLNDYEMLKKGKFSFAMENAHEEVKKISNFIARSNNENGVLEELKKII from the coding sequence ATGATAAAGCTAGTTGTTACAGATATGGATGGAACATTTTTAAATGATGATAAAAAGTTCTCGGAAGAATTTTGGGAAATTTATTCTAAAATGGAAGAGAAAGGTATAAAATTTGTTGTTGCTAGTGGAAGACAATATCAAAATTTAAAAAAAAATTTTGAAAAAATAGAAGAAAAAATTGTTTTTATAGCTGAAAATGGAAGTTATGTAGTAGAAAATGGGAAAGAGATTTATTCAAGAACTTTATCTAAAGATATAATAGAAAAGTATGTAGAATTGGGAAGGAAAATACCGTCAACAAATATAGTTTTGTGTGGGAAAAAATCAGCTTACATTGAATCAGAAAATTCTGAGTTTATAAAAGAAGTAGAAAAGTATTATGAAGAAAAAAAGATTGTTTCTAATTTGTTAGAAGTAGAAGAAGACGAGATAATAAAAATAACTTATTGTGATTTAACTGGAACAGAAAAAAATGTTTATCCATATGTAAAAATGGAAAACGATAGTCAAATTGTTGTTTCAGGAGAAATTTGGCTAGATATAAGTCATATAGAATCGAATAAAGGGATTGCATTAGAAGCTCTACAAAAAAAATTAGGAATAGATTATGAAGAAACTATGATTTTTGGTGATTATTTAAATGATTATGAAATGCTAAAAAAAGGGAAATTTAGTTTTGCTATGGAAAATGCACATGAAGAAGTAAAGAAAATTTCTAATTTTATAGCAAGAAGTAACAATGAAAACGGAGTATTAGAGGAATTGAAAAAAATAATTTAA
- a CDS encoding TrmH family RNA methyltransferase: protein MDIITSKDNEMYKKIKKLKAKKYRDLEKLYLAEGRKFLEFKELPEMIIFREGISDDVIDMAEHHICKKIMLNEKLFKELTSQESSQGVIICYKSKIKELNELEDNIVVLNKVSDPGNLGTIIRVSDAAGFKDIILTKGSVDCYNDKTVRSSMGSILNVNIHYIEEEKLVGFLKDREYKIISTALEKDSIDYTKMKLQEKNAFIFGNEGDGISKNIIANSDEKVIIPIYGGAESLNVAMATGIILYEVRNKLNNK, encoded by the coding sequence TTGGATATAATAACAAGTAAAGACAATGAAATGTATAAAAAAATTAAGAAATTAAAGGCAAAAAAGTATAGAGATTTAGAAAAGCTTTATTTGGCAGAGGGAAGAAAATTTTTAGAGTTTAAAGAACTTCCTGAAATGATAATTTTTAGAGAAGGAATTTCTGATGATGTAATAGATATGGCAGAGCATCACATATGTAAAAAAATAATGTTAAATGAAAAATTATTTAAAGAATTAACTTCTCAAGAGAGTTCTCAAGGAGTTATTATTTGCTATAAGTCTAAAATTAAAGAACTTAATGAATTAGAAGATAATATTGTAGTTTTAAATAAAGTTTCTGATCCAGGAAATTTAGGTACAATCATAAGAGTTTCAGATGCAGCAGGTTTTAAAGATATAATTTTAACTAAAGGAAGTGTTGATTGTTATAACGATAAAACTGTGAGAAGTAGCATGGGTTCTATTTTAAATGTAAATATTCATTATATTGAAGAGGAAAAGTTGGTAGGTTTTTTAAAAGATAGAGAGTATAAGATTATATCAACAGCTTTAGAAAAAGACTCTATTGACTATACAAAAATGAAATTACAAGAAAAAAATGCATTTATATTTGGAAATGAAGGAGACGGAATTTCTAAAAATATAATAGCGAATAGTGATGAAAAAGTAATAATTCCTATTTATGGTGGAGCAGAATCTTTAAATGTAGCTATGGCTACTGGAATTATATTATACGAAGTGCGAAATAAGTTAAATAACAAATAA
- a CDS encoding extracellular solute-binding protein encodes MKKVLTLLSLVFLLLSCGSEKSKNENVLYLYGWADYIPAKIYEDFEKETGIKVVEDIYSSNEEMFAKLKAGGTGYDILTPSTDYAEILMNDGMIEKLDKSKLPSLSNIDPMVLEKLQYFDPNNEYAFPFAMGATTIAVNTKYVKDFPRDFTIYNDAQYKGKMTLLDDMREVMTSALGTLGYPQTTEDETAIANAANLVKEWKKNIAKFDSESFGKGFANGDFWVVHCYPDNVLNELTPEQLETTEFIIPEKGGTAYIDSFVIPKTAPNKEAAYKFLNFIQRPENYKLVADHLRIPSINVPARELITVEPLYSIEELKHTEILRDIKNTLDIQNKYWQEILID; translated from the coding sequence GTGAAAAAAGTTTTGACTTTATTATCGTTGGTTTTTCTTTTACTTTCATGTGGTAGTGAAAAATCTAAAAACGAAAATGTTCTTTATCTTTATGGATGGGCTGATTATATTCCTGCTAAAATTTATGAAGATTTTGAAAAAGAGACAGGTATTAAAGTGGTTGAAGATATTTATTCTTCTAACGAAGAAATGTTTGCAAAGCTTAAAGCTGGTGGAACAGGTTATGATATATTAACACCTTCAACAGATTACGCTGAAATTTTAATGAATGATGGAATGATTGAAAAATTAGACAAATCAAAATTACCATCATTAAGTAATATAGATCCTATGGTTCTTGAAAAATTACAATATTTTGATCCTAATAATGAGTATGCTTTCCCTTTTGCAATGGGAGCTACAACTATTGCAGTTAATACAAAATATGTAAAAGATTTTCCTAGAGATTTTACAATTTATAATGATGCTCAATATAAAGGTAAAATGACTTTACTTGACGACATGAGAGAAGTTATGACTTCTGCTTTGGGTACTTTAGGGTATCCTCAAACTACTGAAGATGAAACTGCTATAGCTAATGCTGCTAATCTAGTTAAAGAATGGAAAAAAAATATAGCTAAGTTTGATTCTGAATCTTTTGGAAAAGGGTTTGCAAATGGAGATTTCTGGGTTGTTCACTGCTATCCTGATAACGTTCTTAATGAATTAACTCCAGAGCAACTTGAAACAACTGAATTTATTATTCCTGAAAAAGGTGGTACTGCTTATATTGATTCTTTTGTAATTCCTAAAACTGCTCCTAATAAAGAAGCAGCTTACAAGTTTTTAAACTTTATTCAAAGACCTGAGAATTACAAACTTGTTGCTGACCATTTAAGAATTCCTTCTATAAATGTTCCTGCTAGAGAACTTATAACAGTAGAACCTCTATACTCTATAGAAGAATTAAAACACACAGAAATTTTAAGAGATATCAAAAATACTCTTGATATTCAAAATAAATACTGGCAAGAAATTCTTATAGATTAA